In Halorhabdus tiamatea SARL4B, a genomic segment contains:
- a CDS encoding DMT family transporter, whose product MTRSFVDRIERVPPLAGLAVAVFAVSTSAILIRWSSAPSIVVAFYRVLFTTLLLAPVVIWRERGSFRKLAWRDLAGAALAGIALAIHFAAWFESLAWTSVAASVTLVQAQPLFVAAAAPLVLDERVGPRTVAGIVVAVAGIAVMSAADLLGAGVLGPNPPYGNALALLGALAMAGYVLAGRSIRQRLPLLPYVTVVYTVAAVTLLGILGFQGAPLAGYPPREWLLFLGMAVGPGVFGHTVVNWALAHLESSVVSASLLGEPVGSTLLALVLLGEVPGVATALGGVVVLSGIVVVARARQQES is encoded by the coding sequence GTGACGCGTTCGTTCGTCGACCGAATCGAGAGAGTCCCGCCGCTCGCCGGGCTGGCGGTCGCCGTGTTCGCGGTCTCGACCAGTGCCATTTTGATCCGGTGGAGTTCCGCTCCCTCGATCGTCGTCGCGTTCTACCGTGTACTCTTCACGACGCTGTTGCTCGCGCCTGTCGTGATCTGGCGAGAGCGAGGGTCGTTCCGGAAACTCGCATGGCGTGACCTTGCCGGCGCGGCTCTGGCCGGGATCGCGCTGGCGATCCACTTCGCCGCCTGGTTCGAGAGCCTGGCGTGGACGAGCGTGGCTGCCTCGGTGACGCTCGTCCAGGCCCAGCCACTGTTCGTGGCCGCCGCCGCGCCGCTCGTCCTCGACGAGCGGGTCGGCCCCAGGACTGTCGCCGGGATCGTCGTCGCCGTCGCCGGAATTGCCGTCATGTCGGCGGCGGACTTGCTCGGCGCGGGCGTCCTCGGCCCGAACCCGCCCTACGGGAACGCACTCGCGCTGCTCGGTGCGCTCGCGATGGCCGGGTACGTCCTCGCCGGGCGGTCGATCCGCCAGCGACTGCCCCTGCTCCCGTACGTGACCGTCGTCTATACGGTCGCCGCAGTCACACTGCTCGGAATCCTTGGCTTTCAGGGTGCGCCGCTGGCCGGCTATCCGCCACGGGAGTGGCTGCTCTTTCTCGGCATGGCGGTCGGGCCGGGGGTGTTCGGCCACACGGTCGTTAACTGGGCGTTGGCCCACCTCGAATCGAGCGTCGTCAGCGCGTCGCTGCTGGGCGAACCCGTCGGCTCGACCCTGCTTGCGCTCGTGCTTCTCGGAGAGGTTCCGGGGGTCGCGACGGCCCTCGGTGGTGTCGTCGTGCTCTCGGGTATCGTGGTGGTCGCGCGTGCCCGTCAGCAGGAGTCCTAG
- the nth gene encoding endonuclease III: MGTPLESRPEQTQTVIDRLHEEYPDTTISLNFSNRLELLVAVVLSAQCTDERVNETTPELFEKYQTPEDYATADEEVLAEDIYGVTFHNNKAGYLKGIGELLVDEHDGDVPDTMDELTDLPGVGRKTANVVLQHGHDVVEGIVVDTHVQRLTRRLGITEAQRPEAIEKDLMEIIPEAEWQDFTHLMISHGRAVCTARNPDCADCELDDVCPSSRLDSDVDLASGEPWE; encoded by the coding sequence ATGGGGACGCCACTGGAGTCGCGCCCGGAACAAACCCAGACCGTGATCGATCGGCTGCACGAGGAATACCCCGACACGACTATCTCGCTGAATTTCTCGAACCGACTGGAGCTACTCGTCGCCGTCGTGCTTTCGGCCCAGTGCACTGACGAGCGCGTCAACGAGACGACGCCTGAACTCTTCGAGAAATACCAGACGCCCGAAGACTACGCCACAGCCGACGAGGAAGTACTCGCCGAGGACATCTACGGCGTCACGTTCCACAACAACAAGGCGGGCTACCTGAAAGGGATCGGTGAGCTTCTCGTCGACGAACACGATGGCGACGTGCCCGATACGATGGACGAACTCACCGATCTCCCCGGTGTCGGGCGCAAGACCGCGAACGTCGTCCTCCAGCACGGCCACGACGTGGTCGAGGGAATCGTCGTCGACACGCACGTCCAGCGCCTTACGCGCCGCTTGGGGATTACGGAGGCCCAACGCCCCGAAGCAATCGAGAAAGACCTGATGGAAATCATTCCAGAAGCGGAGTGGCAGGACTTCACCCACCTCATGATCAGTCACGGGCGGGCAGTCTGTACGGCGCGGAATCCAGACTGTGCGGATTGCGAACTCGACGATGTCTGTCCGTCGTCACGACTCGACAGCGACGTCGACCTCGCGAGCGGCGAGCCCTGGGAGTGA
- the tnpA gene encoding IS200/IS605-like element ISHmu5 family transposase, with protein MECHLQSGSHTVYALQYHFVTVTKYRADILTDERLERVAEVAHEIAEDFEADIKNVDGGTDHVHILFTTKPTTDLTKFINSLKGVTSRRIRQEYPEVKQTLEDAFWQPGYFLATTGQVSIDVLMDYVENQ; from the coding sequence ATGGAGTGTCACCTGCAATCCGGGTCGCACACGGTCTACGCGCTTCAATATCACTTCGTGACCGTCACGAAGTACCGCGCCGACATCCTCACCGATGAGCGGCTGGAGCGCGTGGCTGAAGTCGCTCACGAGATTGCAGAGGACTTCGAGGCCGACATCAAGAACGTGGACGGGGGCACCGACCACGTTCACATCCTGTTCACGACCAAACCCACCACCGACCTCACGAAGTTCATCAACTCGCTCAAGGGCGTCACATCCCGCCGGATTCGGCAGGAGTACCCTGAGGTGAAACAGACGCTCGAAGATGCGTTCTGGCAACCGGGGTATTTCCTCGCCACGACCGGTCAAGTGAGCATCGACGTGCTGATGGACTACGTGGAAAACCAGTAG
- a CDS encoding GNAT family N-acetyltransferase encodes MPGHTFLRGEAVTLRPIEEDDATFLAETINHPDVWPSLGAYKPLNHSQEREWIESLGESDDVHLLVCAEDEPVGTVGLNGINDVWGTAELGYYLHPDAQGNGYARDAAERIVRYGFEDHRLAKVYANVYAGNDASQGVLESVGFKREGVFRDHAHVRGERVDVYRYGLLAEEFDAER; translated from the coding sequence ATGCCGGGCCACACCTTCCTCCGTGGTGAGGCGGTGACGCTGCGACCGATCGAGGAAGACGACGCCACGTTCCTCGCCGAGACGATCAACCACCCTGACGTCTGGCCGTCGCTGGGGGCCTATAAACCGCTCAACCACAGCCAGGAACGCGAGTGGATCGAAAGCCTCGGCGAGAGCGACGACGTCCACCTGCTGGTTTGTGCCGAGGACGAACCAGTCGGCACAGTCGGTCTCAACGGGATCAACGACGTCTGGGGAACCGCCGAACTCGGCTACTACCTCCACCCCGACGCCCAGGGGAACGGCTACGCGCGTGACGCCGCCGAACGGATCGTTCGATACGGCTTTGAGGATCACCGCCTGGCGAAAGTGTACGCGAATGTCTACGCCGGCAACGACGCCTCCCAGGGGGTGCTCGAATCCGTCGGATTCAAGCGCGAGGGTGTCTTCCGCGACCACGCACACGTCCGTGGCGAACGCGTCGACGTGTATCGATACGGGCTGCTGGCCGAGGAGTTCGACGCTGAACGCTGA
- a CDS encoding halocyanin domain-containing protein produces the protein MHRRDFLRTAGTAAGGAAAAGAVGSAGAQEGGGAQPDYGGWFSDVSNFSSTVDRRGEDEVTIEVGVEANGNYWGFGPAAVWVDPETTVIWEWTGRGNAHNVVADDDSFSSGSPTAEAGTTYEQTFSEAGIQKYYCNPHLSAGMKGAVVVGEDVPTVAADAATPVNPEHMGVPFQPHYVGIATLLGISSTLAFTFYLLKYGESAHTSGGNN, from the coding sequence ATGCACAGACGGGACTTTCTTAGAACAGCCGGGACAGCCGCCGGCGGGGCAGCGGCCGCGGGGGCAGTCGGCTCCGCTGGGGCCCAGGAGGGCGGCGGTGCCCAGCCTGACTACGGCGGGTGGTTTTCCGACGTGAGCAACTTCTCCTCGACGGTGGACCGCCGCGGTGAGGACGAAGTCACGATCGAGGTCGGCGTCGAGGCCAACGGCAACTACTGGGGCTTTGGCCCGGCGGCGGTCTGGGTCGACCCCGAGACGACCGTGATCTGGGAGTGGACGGGCCGGGGCAACGCCCACAACGTCGTCGCCGACGACGACTCGTTCTCCTCGGGGTCACCTACTGCCGAGGCCGGCACGACCTACGAGCAGACCTTCTCCGAGGCCGGCATTCAGAAGTACTACTGCAATCCACACCTCTCGGCCGGCATGAAGGGCGCTGTCGTCGTCGGCGAGGACGTCCCCACCGTGGCGGCCGACGCGGCAACGCCGGTCAACCCCGAGCACATGGGCGTTCCCTTCCAGCCCCACTACGTCGGAATCGCCACGTTGCTCGGGATCTCCTCGACGCTGGCGTTCACGTTCTACCTCCTGAAATACGGCGAGTCCGCACACACCAGCGGGGGGAACAACTGA
- a CDS encoding DUF7321 family protein has protein sequence MVTDGTTATLVVVAVSLSLPCFLYGAWLMIVHDPITWRVLRRHLAVVGLGLALTTVPLVGWMIPKLWSQLTGFAVVHAFLGLQAYAFFGLAATGIVRILRAKWASDAYRRASSFDLDDLEAETADLDLGHWRARLRIGVVGYTVFWLLAFLTGIVRYAIKYQPLG, from the coding sequence ATGGTCACCGATGGGACGACCGCCACGCTGGTGGTAGTTGCCGTCTCGTTGAGTCTTCCCTGCTTTCTGTACGGCGCGTGGCTGATGATCGTCCACGATCCGATCACCTGGCGCGTACTCAGGCGACATCTCGCGGTCGTCGGTCTCGGTCTCGCGCTGACGACCGTCCCGCTCGTGGGCTGGATGATCCCGAAGCTCTGGAGCCAGCTGACCGGCTTCGCGGTCGTCCACGCCTTTCTCGGACTCCAGGCCTACGCCTTCTTCGGGCTGGCCGCGACCGGAATCGTCCGCATCCTCCGGGCGAAGTGGGCGTCGGACGCCTACCGTCGCGCCTCGAGCTTCGACCTCGACGATCTCGAAGCGGAGACCGCGGACCTGGATCTCGGGCACTGGCGCGCTCGCCTCCGGATCGGCGTCGTCGGCTATACAGTCTTCTGGCTGCTCGCGTTCCTGACTGGGATCGTTCGATACGCGATCAAATACCAGCCGCTGGGGTGA
- a CDS encoding LolA family protein gives MDRARPRRLAWIVAFAVLLIGSSVAVGVLLSGDRATPEFTESVSDRYDSLDGFEAQRLTVIQRGDRTTRSLDQVARRPGTGEYRIEDVTEGASGREIRIADGDTLWIYRPDSAEAKRVEGVNTSRSLPSRLDRLFAIVERGGETSGSHDVDPLPFVPESSDRTGGIAGSMTVSYEGAETVDGRETHVIHLQSNATTAGVVQDFEQTLWIDQEWYLPLKRTTEYVRDGDPVSVTTTYRNVSFNTGIAAETFTFDPPANVTVADADSTRQQQFVDIAGLRAVASFSVPDVDVPELLKLVQATRTGPRKSGASDFNTRTRRLSFRSRRVISPGTNHARTAKS, from the coding sequence ATGGATCGCGCCCGGCCACGGAGACTCGCCTGGATCGTCGCCTTTGCAGTCTTGCTGATCGGGAGTAGCGTTGCCGTCGGCGTCCTGCTCAGCGGCGACCGGGCGACCCCAGAATTCACCGAGTCGGTCAGTGATCGGTACGATTCGCTGGACGGGTTCGAAGCGCAGCGACTGACTGTCATTCAGCGTGGCGATCGCACCACCCGTTCGCTGGACCAGGTTGCCCGTCGACCAGGGACGGGTGAGTATCGCATCGAAGACGTCACGGAGGGCGCGAGTGGTCGAGAGATTCGAATTGCGGACGGAGACACGTTGTGGATCTACCGGCCGGACAGTGCCGAAGCGAAACGAGTCGAAGGTGTGAACACGTCCCGATCGCTCCCGTCTCGACTCGATCGTCTGTTCGCCATCGTCGAGCGCGGAGGAGAGACAAGTGGCTCCCACGACGTCGACCCGTTGCCGTTCGTGCCCGAAAGCAGTGACCGCACGGGGGGAATCGCCGGGTCGATGACTGTGAGCTACGAGGGGGCCGAGACCGTCGACGGCAGAGAAACGCACGTGATTCACCTCCAGTCCAACGCGACGACCGCCGGCGTCGTTCAGGACTTCGAGCAGACGTTGTGGATCGATCAGGAGTGGTATCTCCCACTCAAGCGGACGACCGAGTACGTCCGTGACGGCGATCCCGTTTCGGTGACGACCACCTACCGGAACGTGTCATTCAATACTGGGATCGCGGCGGAGACGTTCACGTTCGATCCGCCGGCGAACGTGACGGTCGCGGATGCCGACAGCACGCGCCAGCAACAGTTCGTCGACATCGCCGGGCTTCGCGCTGTCGCGTCGTTTTCGGTCCCGGACGTTGACGTCCCCGAATTGCTCAAACTGGTGCAGGCGACCCGAACCGGACCACGCAAGTCCGGAGCATCGGACTTCAATACGAGAACGAGACGGCTGTCCTTTCGATCTCGAAGAGTAATCTCACCTGGTACGAACCACGCACGGACGGCCAAGTCGTGA
- a CDS encoding DUF1028 domain-containing protein, producing MTFSICVRERYTDEDGNEQTRFGVAVTTRLPGVGTLCPFASENGAVATQSLVNVELGRKGVSYLGDGLAVDDALEALLDADDGRPQRQLHGVGTDGEFAFSGEECKPWYGDRVGENYTVAGNLLTGKSVIGEVAATYEDSAPAFESEVDVDQALAARLIDALAAGHAEGGDKREDLPVQSAALIVESTEDRSMEPYYNDLRVDATETPIEALRETFEQAERGFEMARERYEDAYDEDDIAQEE from the coding sequence ATGACGTTCAGCATCTGCGTTCGCGAGCGCTATACGGACGAGGACGGGAACGAACAGACGAGATTCGGCGTCGCCGTGACGACCCGCCTTCCCGGGGTCGGAACGCTGTGTCCGTTCGCCAGCGAGAACGGGGCCGTCGCGACCCAGAGCCTCGTCAACGTCGAACTCGGGCGGAAAGGCGTGTCGTATCTCGGCGACGGCCTTGCCGTCGATGATGCCCTCGAAGCGCTGCTCGACGCCGACGATGGGCGTCCACAGCGCCAGCTCCACGGCGTCGGCACAGACGGCGAGTTCGCCTTCTCGGGCGAGGAATGCAAACCGTGGTACGGCGATCGCGTCGGTGAGAACTACACCGTCGCCGGGAACCTTCTGACTGGCAAGTCGGTGATCGGAGAGGTGGCCGCGACCTACGAAGACAGCGCGCCCGCTTTCGAGTCCGAGGTCGATGTCGATCAAGCCCTCGCGGCACGCTTGATCGACGCACTGGCGGCTGGCCACGCTGAAGGCGGGGACAAGCGTGAGGATCTACCCGTCCAGAGTGCCGCGCTGATCGTCGAATCGACGGAGGACCGGTCGATGGAGCCGTATTACAACGACCTCCGGGTGGACGCGACCGAGACACCGATCGAAGCCCTCCGGGAGACGTTCGAGCAGGCCGAGCGCGGCTTCGAGATGGCTCGCGAACGATACGAGGACGCGTACGACGAGGACGACATTGCACAAGAAGAGTGA
- a CDS encoding helix-turn-helix transcriptional regulator, protein MPINIDRFESGPEDALDIQEGTQPHTVLTFLATNDGQAFTQTEIHEATDIPRGSVGVVLSRLEDRGLVRHQGRYWAIGDDERLASYGAQQAASSASTTDDYYGEAEE, encoded by the coding sequence ATGCCGATCAACATCGATCGATTCGAGAGCGGTCCCGAGGACGCCCTCGATATTCAGGAGGGGACACAGCCACACACTGTCCTCACATTCCTGGCAACCAACGACGGGCAGGCGTTCACACAGACCGAGATTCACGAAGCGACAGACATCCCCCGCGGGAGTGTCGGGGTCGTCCTGTCCCGTCTCGAAGACCGCGGACTCGTCCGACATCAGGGACGCTACTGGGCGATCGGGGACGATGAACGCCTCGCCTCGTACGGGGCACAACAGGCTGCCAGCTCCGCCTCGACGACAGACGACTATTACGGTGAGGCCGAGGAATGA
- a CDS encoding Glu/Leu/Phe/Val family dehydrogenase, which produces MSNSVNPYESLQSQIDDASAYLEAGDDVLESLKQPQRVLETTLTVEMDDGSLETFKAFRSQFNDARGPYKGGIRYHPGVNRDEVKALSGWMVYKCATVGIPLGGGKGGIVIDPSEYSESELERITRAFAVELRPLIGEDRDVPAPDVNTGQREMNWIKDTYETLENTTEPGVVTGKSLDSGGSEGRVEATGRSSMLVAREAFEYLDRDISEATVAVQGYGNAGWITADLLEDLGASIVAVSDSSGAIRTDDEFDPRAVKDHKRETGSVVGYDGADEELTNDELLTLDVDILVPAALENAIDEELAQAVSADVIVEAANGPLTPKADEVLADEDVLVIPDILANAGGVTVSYFEWVQNRQRNYWSEERVNEELEDVIVTAFDDLVSAYENEDLPTLRVAAYVVALRRVLSASEQAGYWG; this is translated from the coding sequence ATGTCAAATTCGGTCAACCCGTACGAGAGCTTGCAGTCACAGATCGACGACGCGTCGGCGTACCTCGAGGCCGGCGACGACGTTCTGGAGAGCCTGAAACAGCCCCAGCGCGTGCTGGAGACGACTCTCACCGTCGAGATGGACGACGGCAGCTTAGAGACGTTCAAGGCGTTCCGATCGCAGTTCAACGACGCCCGCGGCCCGTACAAGGGCGGTATCCGATACCACCCGGGCGTCAACCGCGACGAGGTCAAGGCGCTGTCAGGCTGGATGGTTTATAAGTGTGCGACGGTCGGGATCCCGCTCGGCGGCGGCAAGGGCGGCATCGTCATCGACCCGAGCGAGTACTCAGAGAGCGAACTCGAACGCATCACGCGGGCGTTCGCGGTGGAACTCCGGCCGCTGATCGGCGAGGACCGTGACGTCCCCGCGCCGGACGTCAACACCGGTCAGCGTGAGATGAACTGGATCAAGGACACCTACGAGACCCTGGAAAACACGACCGAACCCGGCGTCGTCACCGGCAAATCCCTCGACAGTGGCGGCAGCGAGGGTCGCGTCGAGGCGACCGGTCGCTCCTCGATGCTGGTCGCCCGCGAGGCCTTCGAGTACCTCGATCGTGACATCAGCGAGGCGACCGTGGCCGTCCAGGGCTACGGCAACGCCGGCTGGATTACCGCCGATCTGCTCGAGGATCTCGGGGCCTCGATCGTCGCCGTCTCCGATTCCTCGGGTGCGATCCGGACCGACGACGAGTTCGATCCACGCGCCGTCAAGGATCACAAGCGAGAGACGGGCAGCGTCGTCGGCTACGACGGGGCCGACGAGGAACTCACCAACGACGAACTCCTGACGCTGGACGTCGACATTCTGGTGCCCGCCGCACTCGAGAACGCTATCGACGAGGAACTCGCGCAGGCGGTTTCGGCGGACGTCATCGTCGAGGCCGCCAACGGCCCGCTGACGCCCAAGGCGGACGAGGTTTTGGCCGACGAGGACGTCCTGGTCATTCCGGATATCCTGGCGAACGCGGGCGGCGTCACCGTCTCGTACTTCGAGTGGGTGCAGAACCGCCAGCGCAACTACTGGAGCGAGGAGCGCGTCAACGAGGAACTCGAAGACGTGATCGTGACTGCCTTCGACGACCTCGTGAGCGCCTACGAGAACGAGGACCTGCCGACGCTTCGGGTTGCCGCCTACGTGGTCGCACTCCGACGTGTCCTCTCGGCGAGCGAGCAGGCCGGCTACTGGGGCTAA
- a CDS encoding SRPBCC family protein, with protein MAVYERSVRVDAPFEDVWDFHSTIDGLDALTPGWVNLRAESVRGPDGEDDLDEMIVGTTATVSLRPFGVGPRQESTTRIVERERTDSDGRKTGYFVDEMSGGPFAHWRHTHRFEAVPGGTEITDHVEYQLAGGDVGRLASPFAVVGFAPMFRYRHRMTKKLLE; from the coding sequence ATGGCAGTCTACGAGCGCTCGGTCCGCGTCGACGCCCCCTTCGAGGACGTCTGGGACTTTCACTCGACGATCGACGGACTGGACGCCCTGACGCCGGGGTGGGTGAATCTTCGCGCCGAATCCGTCCGCGGCCCTGACGGCGAGGACGATCTCGATGAGATGATCGTTGGCACGACAGCGACGGTTTCACTGCGTCCGTTCGGCGTCGGGCCACGCCAGGAATCGACGACGCGGATCGTCGAGCGCGAGCGGACCGACAGCGATGGTCGAAAGACGGGCTACTTCGTCGACGAGATGTCCGGCGGCCCCTTCGCCCACTGGCGACACACCCATCGGTTCGAGGCGGTCCCGGGCGGAACGGAGATTACCGACCACGTGGAGTACCAACTGGCCGGCGGTGATGTCGGTCGACTCGCGAGCCCGTTTGCCGTGGTCGGGTTCGCCCCGATGTTCCGGTACCGCCATCGAATGACGAAAAAGCTCCTGGAGTGA
- a CDS encoding DUF7319 domain-containing protein: protein MAPAESTNEATDGDEEPSLSDLREQVEEKYDFEAFGPAEMDEMDREEWEAAFDAETWITGEKLLDRLEADLRQRIADRDVFARIEREDDRLVAYSDESYAVVYPDGSVEGEGTVRRDVEPSVALCSMASYEVPESPDGDVLPDPDEVAAGEGELGNVMVQLLSIAQLLAGVVLLGYGFLGNGIALVAGLFLFVIGLFLLVVVANARLSETFRADAYRTRLQEMGAQGEDRPAFVPDRAGEHDAERPDGE, encoded by the coding sequence ATGGCCCCGGCCGAGTCAACGAACGAAGCCACGGACGGTGACGAGGAGCCGTCGCTGTCAGACCTCCGTGAGCAAGTCGAGGAGAAATACGACTTCGAGGCCTTCGGCCCGGCCGAGATGGACGAGATGGACCGCGAAGAGTGGGAGGCTGCCTTCGACGCGGAGACGTGGATCACCGGCGAGAAACTACTCGACCGCCTCGAAGCCGACCTCCGCCAGCGCATCGCCGACCGGGACGTCTTCGCCCGGATCGAGCGCGAAGACGACCGGCTGGTGGCCTATTCGGACGAGAGTTACGCCGTCGTCTACCCGGACGGCTCCGTCGAAGGCGAGGGGACGGTCCGCCGGGACGTCGAACCGTCTGTCGCACTGTGTTCGATGGCGTCCTACGAGGTACCCGAGTCACCGGACGGTGACGTGCTCCCGGACCCCGACGAGGTTGCGGCAGGCGAGGGCGAACTCGGCAACGTCATGGTCCAGTTGCTCTCGATCGCCCAGCTGCTCGCGGGCGTCGTGTTGCTCGGATACGGCTTTCTCGGCAACGGGATCGCGCTGGTGGCCGGGTTGTTCCTGTTCGTCATCGGCCTGTTCCTTCTCGTGGTCGTCGCCAACGCTCGCCTCTCGGAGACGTTCCGCGCCGACGCCTACCGGACGCGACTCCAGGAGATGGGGGCACAGGGTGAGGACCGACCGGCGTTCGTCCCGGATCGGGCGGGCGAGCACGACGCCGAGCGACCTGACGGGGAGTGA
- a CDS encoding RIO1 family regulatory kinase/ATPase domain-containing protein codes for MAVRRLLRGQIAWPQLETIVEAVLDRYDESAGRVEFLDANNWLSVPLVVNDRYFVKVISGQHSLVHALLTTGRNLGAFTSGTEGFFEHFGTPLEMAEHEFEAARRMQSVDVNVPEPKEAFEVDGFGVLVLEYVPDFRTLEDVDVATVDELAPDLFAALDRMHQAGLAHGDLRSENVLVVGEELYFIDATNVRGDIAEARAYDVACALGVLAPLIGPAESVGVAVDVFDEETLLSARDFLDFVTIRPDHDFDAAAVKGEIEKVATG; via the coding sequence ATGGCCGTCCGTCGGTTGTTGCGCGGGCAGATCGCCTGGCCACAGCTCGAAACCATCGTCGAGGCCGTCCTGGATCGCTACGACGAGTCGGCGGGCCGGGTCGAGTTTCTGGACGCCAACAACTGGCTTTCGGTGCCACTGGTCGTCAACGACCGGTACTTCGTGAAGGTCATCTCGGGACAGCACTCGCTGGTCCACGCACTGTTGACGACCGGCCGGAACCTCGGTGCGTTCACCAGCGGGACTGAGGGGTTTTTCGAGCACTTCGGGACGCCCCTGGAGATGGCCGAGCACGAATTCGAGGCGGCCCGGCGGATGCAGTCGGTCGACGTGAACGTGCCGGAACCGAAGGAGGCCTTCGAGGTCGACGGCTTTGGCGTGCTCGTCCTCGAATACGTCCCCGACTTCCGGACGCTCGAAGACGTCGACGTCGCCACGGTCGACGAACTCGCCCCCGATCTCTTTGCCGCCCTCGATCGAATGCATCAGGCGGGACTCGCTCACGGCGACCTCCGGAGTGAGAACGTCCTCGTGGTCGGCGAAGAACTGTACTTCATCGACGCGACGAACGTCCGTGGCGACATCGCCGAGGCACGAGCCTACGACGTCGCGTGTGCGCTGGGCGTCCTCGCACCCCTGATCGGCCCGGCCGAGAGCGTGGGGGTCGCCGTCGATGTCTTCGACGAAGAGACCCTACTTTCCGCCCGTGACTTCCTGGATTTCGTCACGATCCGGCCGGATCACGACTTCGACGCAGCGGCCGTGAAAGGCGAGATCGAGAAAGTCGCCACCGGGTGA
- a CDS encoding RNA-guided endonuclease TnpB family protein, whose amino-acid sequence MTATTTKTLEATLAPPTAHKERKLCDLLDTYRAGLHEAFEAGCETMTATSDVVTPYDLPYQAKAALCNYVPQLHGTYDAQELDDDHPVRLTNQAAEFDHSAERDYEFTWWVPQPGRGTNFWIPLRINPAQEELWHDLVDGDASAGQLRLQRHRTSWTLHVTVEFPVKEPGYEPTDNHVTPVGFDIGEAHLLAGCACEQGTPTDPLLINGGRARHLRKEMFTTLKRLQEREAAEWRIDERFDHYQNALTDIIEKASRQAIEYACRFEKPVVVLEDLSDIREDLDYGEWMNRRLHAWAFARLQERIEDKARESGIPVEYVEPSYTSQTCHECGHVGYRDGDEFRCTNEECWVSEYHADINAAVNITDRHDPWGESLPLKPAGDDIPRDGSACDSAPTPTEQSQPRQMTLGEVGSEPSAGS is encoded by the coding sequence ATGACCGCAACAACCACGAAAACGCTGGAGGCCACGCTCGCCCCGCCGACAGCCCACAAAGAGCGCAAACTGTGCGACCTGCTCGACACCTACCGCGCAGGACTCCATGAGGCGTTCGAGGCCGGGTGCGAGACGATGACCGCCACCAGTGACGTGGTGACGCCCTACGACCTGCCGTATCAGGCGAAGGCGGCCCTGTGTAACTACGTTCCGCAACTGCACGGAACCTACGATGCACAGGAGTTGGACGACGACCACCCGGTTCGACTCACCAACCAAGCCGCTGAGTTCGACCACTCGGCGGAACGCGACTACGAGTTTACGTGGTGGGTACCACAGCCCGGTCGCGGCACCAACTTCTGGATACCACTCCGTATCAACCCCGCTCAAGAAGAACTGTGGCACGACCTCGTGGACGGTGACGCGTCGGCAGGGCAACTCCGCCTGCAACGTCACCGCACGTCGTGGACGCTTCACGTCACCGTCGAGTTCCCGGTTAAAGAACCGGGCTATGAACCGACAGACAACCATGTAACACCAGTCGGCTTCGACATTGGCGAAGCACACCTGCTCGCGGGCTGTGCCTGCGAGCAGGGCACGCCGACCGACCCACTACTCATCAACGGTGGCCGCGCTCGCCACCTTCGCAAAGAGATGTTCACGACGCTCAAGCGCCTCCAAGAGCGCGAGGCCGCCGAGTGGCGGATTGACGAACGGTTCGACCACTACCAGAACGCACTCACAGACATCATCGAGAAGGCGTCTCGGCAGGCAATCGAGTACGCCTGCCGATTCGAGAAGCCTGTCGTCGTGCTGGAAGACCTCTCGGACATCCGCGAAGACCTCGATTACGGCGAGTGGATGAACCGACGCCTCCACGCATGGGCGTTCGCTCGCTTGCAGGAGCGCATTGAGGACAAAGCGCGAGAGTCTGGCATCCCGGTCGAATACGTCGAGCCGTCCTACACGTCGCAGACGTGTCACGAGTGCGGCCACGTCGGGTATCGGGACGGCGACGAGTTCCGGTGTACGAACGAGGAGTGTTGGGTGTCGGAGTACCACGCAGACATCAACGCGGCGGTCAACATCACTGACCGCCACGACCCGTGGGGTGAGAGCCTGCCGCTGAAACCGGCGGGCGATGACATCCCACGGGATGGGAGCGCCTGTGACAGCGCCCCGACCCCCACCGAGCAGAGCCAACCACGGCAGATGACGCTCGGAGAGGTCGGGTCGGAACCCTCTGCCGGTAGTTAG